The Clavelina lepadiformis chromosome 1, kaClaLepa1.1, whole genome shotgun sequence genome segment ataacttTAGACAATATGttgtaacaatgaaaattcatAATTCTATAACTACTGTACATTATAGTTTTATTGTTATACGCGTATGACCATAAATGAGCTTTAtgttattacatatatatatatatatatgctgcAGTTACATGACGATATGtgtatttataatttttcgtCATTTTGCTACATACTTCATATTCACAACATTTCTTATTGTTCGTAAAtgaaatgtaaacaaaatttaaatttataaatttgaataaGCTCACCAAcagataaaaatattattaagggtaaaacaaaaaaccaattaatttgcaaatgaaaaaaataccaTAAAGTTTCCTgacaaaatttccaaaagaTATTCTTCAATGTTGCCATCTGGTAAATCCCAATTAAGAGTAAGTTCATATATTTCTGATTCTGCGGCCATTTTAGGCCAAGCTGGTTCTGTAACAAATTATAACTAACATGCATTTAAGGCTCGCATGTACAATGCCTATTTATCCATAACGTTTTAGAATAATTGTAACGGTTCTTATTTTGCAAAGATCATTTTCTGGAAAAACTATACACAACAATTCGGAACATACTTGAATTTATTGTCTCCATTACAGGTTCACTCAACATCTCTCCACTTTGAACAATAACAGTAAATGTATAGTTATTGCCAGGTATAACGTTGACTGACAGAAAAGTgtcaaaaaagtttacatcTGCGCTTTTATTCATTGTATTTGGTGTTCCATGGTACTGAATCTGAAACAAACACCACAAGTAAGGttaattttaatgaaacattttggaaTTCTTGGTCAGATCATTACAACCATACCATGACAACGTTTCCAACACCGGCTGGTGATAACCAATTCAGTTCCAGCTGGTACTCTGGTTTATTTATATTCTGAGAAACGGCCAAGTTGGTTACAGGAGCAGGAGCTATTGATAAGGTTTCAAAGTTTTCCGAAGAGTTAAGCAATTGTTAAcgataaaatataatatgCATAGTGTAAGTTGATATGATCATAGAAAGCGAAAAGACTAAGTATAACTAtcaaaaaaacacttttatatTATTTCAAGAACTGCTATGATCGCAAGATAGAAATAGAATAAGCGTTATACCTGTTCTTTGGTTAAACGACGTTGCTGATGTCTCGCTAAAAGTGGCTGATGCACCATCTGAAGGACTGACCGCTTGCACTGTGGCTGAGTAACTCTCACCAGGAATTAGATTATCGACTAAATAACTGACTGGGGTTGCATCATCTGATGAATACTGGATTGTAACATCCAATCCAGCGAACGGTTTCAAAGTTATAATGTAATAAGTAACTTGGAATGGTGTGACTGGCATTCCCCATGTCACCTCAAGTTGCTTGGTAATATCACCACTGGAAGGCTGAATTAAAGAAACTTTCATTGGAGTTGGAGGgtctaaaaaattaaaagttgttttttaacaACGCAACACATCTGTAACTTTCCAACACAGCACTTTGAATTTTTGAATTGCTTTTTCTACTTTTGCCTTTTACTCCAACGTTGGAATCGAGTATACAGAGATAATTACACCATAAGCgtttttataacgttttaaCCTATTTCAATTCAAGCATTCATGTAGCTGTATGGGAACAGCAAAATATACCTATATTATTAAATATACTCCACCTGTCCTTTGCACATTAGACATATCAGATGCAGCACCAAACAACCCTTCGCTGATGGCAGTCACACTTGCTCGGTACATTTCTCCGGGTATAAGACTGTCAGCAAGCACTGATTTGTAGCTCGTTGTGTGGGTAAAGACTGGAACGTCTTCAACGTATAAATTCACTTCATACGAATCCAACTTTCCTTCAGGTACAGACCAACTTATAAGCAGTCTTGTTGTTCTATCATCGTCTACTGGTTGCGTTAAAATGGGATGAAAGGGAGTTGCAGGAtctaaaagtaaatttatgaGAATATTTTGTCAATACAACGaagataaatttttaactATATACTCATTTCAAACAAACCTGTTCTATGATAAGCATTTGATAAAGTCTGACCGGTCCCAGCTGAATTACGAGCTCTAACTCTTACATCATATCTCTCTCCTGGTGTCAAACTCTCAATCGAAGAGTTGTACTGCTCGACTCCGCTCAAATGCGGCTCGACATGATACGTTGAAATCGAATTGTTTTCTGATGAAAGCCACCATTCTACTACGTAATCAATGACATCATCACCGCCGTTCGGTTTACTCCAATGAACAGTCATCGTTGTTGATCTGCTTCCTGAGTCTTCACTTGGTGCGCTGACACTTGGAAGTCCGACGTATTGAGGCACTGAGCAAGCAATTTAAAGTATTTAAATAACTACTCAAGTAGTTGGtttcatttgctttgttttgaatGTTGCAAGTGTACCATAATAGGTGGAATCGttaaaaaacaacaccaaaaacATTAGGTTTCTAATGGTGTCtaacttaacttcaaattcGCTGTACCTGTAGAAAAGGTTGCACCGTTAGATGATGCACCAGAGCCACCACTGTTAACGGCAGACAATGTGATGACGTACAACGTGTTTGGTGTCAAGCCATCCACTGTAGTATCAAGGTCTCTAACATCAGCCTTGTGAAATGATCCGTCGTCTGAATGCGGAGACCAAGCCACGGTATAAGATGTAGCTCCATCTACAGGATCCCAAGCAATACTGATGGATGTTGTCGTGGAGGAAGATGTATTTGTGGGAGGATTGGACTTTCCAGGAGCTGAATTTGGAGAATTTCATTAAGATAATTCGAGATTCATCTTAAGATGTTATGGTCACAACTTCGTTTAGCTCATGCTAAGCCTATGTTACGGTTTGCTATGCAACTACACTTTGGCATAGGTAAGCTATACCTACCCTCAATTTCTGTCCTGCAACTTAGCTTAGTCTGGTTAGCACCTAGTTATTGACAACACTAAACAAGGTAAACTTTGTCAGAGCTTGAACAAAACATAAGAACTGGCCTGTCGTATATGATGTCACCGGAGATGATTGACCAGTACCAGCTGAGTTGCGAGCCGATATTTTTACATCATATCTTTTTCCGGGAGTCAATCTGTCTATGACGTAATTGTAGGAATCGATTTCATGCAAGTGAATCTCTGTATCAGAATTGACGTCTTCGCTATTTGAAAGCCACCATTCGAGCAAGTAGTCTGTGACATCATCACCGCCAACCGGTTTATTCCAGGAAACATCGATCATTGTAGCGAGGTTTGTTGATGAGTTAAGTATGGGAGCTGGTACCATGTCTGGGACTGTTAAAAGTGTAAAGAGCAATGTGCGAGAGATGAAACAATGACAGGTTTATGAGCcaactaaataactttattacAGTTAAAAAGAGTATGATTTACAAGTAACTGGTATGTGCTTAAATGGCAGCTTTATGATTTGCAGCCGCTCAATTACAAAAAAAGCTTAAACTGTCTTATAGCTTTGTTCaagtaaacaaaacattttgacaacctACACACAGCATTCAgcaaaatatgattttaaGCCGTGTTTTTgtgaactttttaaatttagataGAAAGTTTACCTGTACTATATGTAGCTGAGTCTGATGTCACCCCAATCCCGCCATCATTGACAGCCGTCACAGTAAACACATACTCAGTTGAAGGTGTGAGCTCATATATAGTTGTAGTTCTGTCGGTTATTCCTGTTTTAGATTCGGCTGAATCTGCCGGAAGCCAAGCTACTGTGTAAGTGAGTGAAGTCGATGTTCCCGGCACTGGATCCCACTGAAGTGAAATGGAGGTCGTTGTTGCGCTTGAACTGTTGGTGGGGGCAGTTGGCTTTGATGGAACTGATTGAAAACATCAATAGAGTTCAATGGTAACTAATTCGCTGCTTTGAAAGTATATTTAACGAagagaaataaataattttttttgaaaatattagtTTTATGATAAAATGCACGAAAACTGTTTAAACTTCAGCTGTACAAAGAATGTCTCGTCAATAAAACTCGTCTCATCTTTTAGAAAATACTTACTCGTAGTTGTTGTGGCAACACTACTGTTGTCACTGAATCTTGCGTCATCTTTCCAGGAAACAACCGTGATTACGTAATCAGTATTTGTTGTTACGTCGTCAACAATTAAAGTTTGCTGAAGTCCAGGAGTTTGCTTCATGGAGCTAGTCCCAATGTTTGATGTGTAAGTAACTTGGTATGCAACAGCAAGATGGCAAAAGCACTCCCCCtcagggttagggttagggttggaATGTGTCCAACTTACGACAAACTGGTTTGTTTCAATATCTGAGACTTGTACGTTGGAAGGGGCCGGAGGCACTGTAATTTGTTAAccaaaatgcataaaataacTAGTcaagtaaacaataaacaagaaacaaaccAACTAAGTATTTTTCTTGactatactttaatttttcccAGCGTGTtataaaatacaatataaagTTGAAATATATAAAGCTGTATGaatgaaagtaaacaaaaataaaaaattacttactaaaaaataaataaaataataaaattggaaaacatgaaaaataatgttttactCGTCGTTAGTTCAAGGAATGACGCTGTGTTGTAATCTGATGGATTTGAAGGATTTATCGCAAACAAGTAAATATCGTAAACCGAATCAGACTGAACTGAAATTCCCGCTGTGGTTGAGTTCGTGTTACACTGCAACAAGAGATATATATTGACGTCGACGCCACTTTAAGCTTTTTTATTGCTTCATAATATAAAATTCTGCGACATTTAGCAAAGATTCAACATCAACGTCTTCTGATATCAGCATTATAGAGGAATACAAATAAAGTATAGCGTAATCTTTATTACATAACTCACAGGAGTTGAAACGTAACCAGTAGCCGGTGGAGAAGTAGGGGGGACTCTGTCATCTATATCATGAGGAGTATctctaacttcaattttgtAATTAGTGTTGTCCGCTTCATTCCAAATCATCGTAAATGAAGTGCAACGAATCTCAATTCTATCCAAACCAGTCGGAGCTGGAACGGCATTctgaaatgaaattaaaaattcaataCGTGTTACATTAATACTGGTACCAGGCtacgaaaaaagtttgagccTTAATGCAAACTTGTATAATATCATCCACAAATGTTATGCTTGTATGGAGACTAAACACACAAATTTGAACCAACATGTTAATGACTTATCTAATGCTTTACAATATAGCCGCGCGACTTTTGTAATGAAAGAAAGTTATTTAGTGcttaaaatttacaacaaattcaacCAAGAGCAACCTAGATCTGAAGTACAATGCCATACATACCGCCAACCCTGTCAATGCCCATAGGTTCAAGAGAAAAAATCCATAATAACTAAAAATCATCTTTTCGGTCATGACACTTCCAGGAAACTCGACACACCACTAATTCGCAAAACATCAATACTGACACTTTTAAGACgaacaacaacaatgaaacttTCCTGGCCGcccaaaaaattctttttcgaTAATAAgataaactttaattttttttgaaagctCACAATGAATTCTTTGTGAGCATCAAATATTGTGTTTGAGCTTCAAATATTGTATCAAGTAATTGGTGAATGCGATTTCATTGTAATAAATTGTTAAACGTCAGCCGTCGCTTTAAACAAATAGCGACGGTCGTAACATACATAGTTTGCTTCCTTGCGGTTGAAGTCCAACCTTTAACAAGATGAACTGTTCTAACGTTTGAAACTTGTACGTTGAAGGAAGCCGAAGGTTTAATGATTGCCGCgtttaaccttttttaaaCCTTTCATCTTTAAGCGGCATCTTAAATATTAATGGTGGCAAATATTTGCTCACGTCATTCTGTGATAGACCGCGACCAATTGGTCCCGACCGACTCATTTTCCagctaaa includes the following:
- the LOC143449911 gene encoding fibronectin-like isoform X2, whose translation is MPPAPSNVQVSDIETNQFVVSWTHSNPNPNPEGECFCHLAVAYQVTYTSNIGTSSMKQTPGLQQTLIVDDVTTNTDYVITVVSWKDDARFSDNSSVATTTTIPSKPTAPTNSSSATTTSISLQWDPVPGTSTSLTYTVAWLPADSAESKTGITDRTTTIYELTPSTEYVFTVTAVNDGGIGVTSDSATYSTVPDMVPAPILNSSTNLATMIDVSWNKPVGGDDVTDYLLEWWLSNSEDVNSDTEIHLHEIDSYNYVIDRLTPGKRYDVKISARNSAGTGQSSPVTSYTTAPGKSNPPTNTSSSTTTSISIAWDPVDGATSYTVAWSPHSDDGSFHKADVRDLDTTVDGLTPNTLYVITLSAVNSGGSGASSNGATFSTVPQYVGLPSVSAPSEDSGSRSTTMTVHWSKPNGGDDVIDYVVEWWLSSENNSISTYHVEPHLSGVEQYNSSIESLTPGERYDVRVRARNSAGTGQTLSNAYHRTDPATPFHPILTQPVDDDRTTRLLISWSVPEGKLDSYEVNLYVEDVPVFTHTTSYKSVLADSLIPGEMYRASVTAISEGLFGAASDMSNVQRTDPPTPMKVSLIQPSSGDITKQLEVTWGMPVTPFQVTYYIITLKPFAGLDVTIQYSSDDATPVSYLVDNLIPGESYSATVQAVSPSDGASATFSETSATSFNQRTAPAPVTNLAVSQNINKPEYQLELNWLSPAGVGNVVMIQYHGTPNTMNKSADVNFFDTFLSVNVIPGNNYTFTVIVQSGEMLSEPVMETINSKPAWPKMAAESEIYELTLNWDLPDGNIEEYLLEILSGNFMNVELPVHSTSYKMKKLSPETNYTMILYSWITNINGDIEKSASMPTTYQTLPSDKPTSIMVTSTTSATISVSWSPPAPGSIRAAIVGYLVSWSPPHGCGSNMVDSTSTQITGLMSNTVYKVTISTQYEEKVGDFEKTATITCFAPPTTVTTTDSTASTIDVSWTTPDVGGGATKCEGYFVSWSPAHNAGYKEVAMNSTLYTKIAGLQSNMRYNILVSAQSRAGNGMPSSPTLGITAPGSPRKLKVKKADEVYDPASTIQVEWNKPDGGDDIDNYLVEWWPSFNQSFVSFASVIHSNDDNVHKCIIIDLTGETTYKVQIKAQNSAGTGLPSVILSYKTEGNATFITKSRISRSASQFVPFEDKSQHGDILHASSEQQKHLIGFAMIGVIICAAIVIIFVGAHYRQQQKEK
- the LOC143449911 gene encoding fibronectin-like isoform X1 codes for the protein MTEKMIFSYYGFFLLNLWALTGLANAVPAPTGLDRIEIRCTSFTMIWNEADNTNYKIEVRDTPHDIDDRVPPTSPPATGYVSTPCNTNSTTAGISVQSDSVYDIYLFAINPSNPSDYNTASFLELTTMPPAPSNVQVSDIETNQFVVSWTHSNPNPNPEGECFCHLAVAYQVTYTSNIGTSSMKQTPGLQQTLIVDDVTTNTDYVITVVSWKDDARFSDNSSVATTTTIPSKPTAPTNSSSATTTSISLQWDPVPGTSTSLTYTVAWLPADSAESKTGITDRTTTIYELTPSTEYVFTVTAVNDGGIGVTSDSATYSTVPDMVPAPILNSSTNLATMIDVSWNKPVGGDDVTDYLLEWWLSNSEDVNSDTEIHLHEIDSYNYVIDRLTPGKRYDVKISARNSAGTGQSSPVTSYTTAPGKSNPPTNTSSSTTTSISIAWDPVDGATSYTVAWSPHSDDGSFHKADVRDLDTTVDGLTPNTLYVITLSAVNSGGSGASSNGATFSTVPQYVGLPSVSAPSEDSGSRSTTMTVHWSKPNGGDDVIDYVVEWWLSSENNSISTYHVEPHLSGVEQYNSSIESLTPGERYDVRVRARNSAGTGQTLSNAYHRTDPATPFHPILTQPVDDDRTTRLLISWSVPEGKLDSYEVNLYVEDVPVFTHTTSYKSVLADSLIPGEMYRASVTAISEGLFGAASDMSNVQRTDPPTPMKVSLIQPSSGDITKQLEVTWGMPVTPFQVTYYIITLKPFAGLDVTIQYSSDDATPVSYLVDNLIPGESYSATVQAVSPSDGASATFSETSATSFNQRTAPAPVTNLAVSQNINKPEYQLELNWLSPAGVGNVVMIQYHGTPNTMNKSADVNFFDTFLSVNVIPGNNYTFTVIVQSGEMLSEPVMETINSKPAWPKMAAESEIYELTLNWDLPDGNIEEYLLEILSGNFMNVELPVHSTSYKMKKLSPETNYTMILYSWITNINGDIEKSASMPTTYQTLPSDKPTSIMVTSTTSATISVSWSPPAPGSIRAAIVGYLVSWSPPHGCGSNMVDSTSTQITGLMSNTVYKVTISTQYEEKVGDFEKTATITCFAPPTTVTTTDSTASTIDVSWTTPDVGGGATKCEGYFVSWSPAHNAGYKEVAMNSTLYTKIAGLQSNMRYNILVSAQSRAGNGMPSSPTLGITAPGSPRKLKVKKADEVYDPASTIQVEWNKPDGGDDIDNYLVEWWPSFNQSFVSFASVIHSNDDNVHKCIIIDLTGETTYKVQIKAQNSAGTGLPSVILSYKTEGNATFITKSRISRSASQFVPFEDKSQHGDILHASSEQQKHLIGFAMIGVIICAAIVIIFVGAHYRQQQKEK